CTGGTTGTTAAAAGGAGTGCATttatttggggagggggcaggatatGGTTTGGGAGATtgtgataataattttaaaaaagaacattgagGAAACATTAAAATGTTCACCCTAGAGAATGGATGTTAGTTCATCAAAGGATGAACAGGTCACCTTTGGTAGGTTAAACTGTTAAAATGTAATTacatacttaaaaacaaaaaaaagtatataatggagatttgtggtttcatctgaaagcctcttttttttttcttgctacatggaaatgtatttgtcaagttaataaaaaaaagtttttaaagaaaaaaagtaaggtAATATGATTATATTtggaattgttgttcagttgtgtccaactctttgtgacccatttgggattttattggcaaaaataccggagtcgtttgccatttccttctctagctcattatatagatgaggaaactgagtcaaacaaggttaagcgacttgtccagggtcacagttctagtaagtgtctgaggctggtgtGCCGTCCAGCTGCCCCAATATTTGGAATCCCTAAAGTAAATACAGAAGTTATCAGtagaatcttattttaaaaaacatcaaaGTCCTGTTGTTATAGACTCCAACtcgatcacagatttagagctagaaaagattcTAGAGGTCAAGTAATACAACCCTCCTCTGATTTCCAGACGGGGTTAAATACCTCGGTCAAGGCCATATAGGCTAGAAGTGGTAGATTCCCAGATCCCAACGTTCCACTGTATGATGCTAGCCTTGTTCATTAGGACTAGGCAAGATTGGTCATATGGGACTGTGTGGCACTAAAAATCCATATGTGTGCATTAGAAATACCCCCAAAACTGCCTGTAGTTCCACCATTAAAGAGTAATTCCTTTGGACTAAAGGGTTGGGTCAGAGTGTCAGAGATACAGAGTTGTAGAGGATCTTAATTTCTGTTCTAACtcaatttacagattaggaaatggagtcccagagaggctgacttgtccagagtcacataggtagtaaatggtagATGGAGGATTTGAAGttaaattctctgactccaaatccagcacagtTTCCGTATCCTGTTGCAtagtgtggtacaatggatagacaGACTGTCTCTGGGAAGCAGGGCACCTAGATTCTAGTCTGCGCTTGAACGTAGCTTcactatgtgacctggggcagtTCTTAGATTCTTGAGAGACAGGTGGGTGTGGACAGGACTGCTAATATtggctggggataccaaaaaaggtAAAGtacagcccctgccctcgaggaccTCACAGTCGAATggaggagacaacgtgcaaataaTATGTACGAACAAGCTATAGGCAGGATATAAAACAATAGACAGACCTACTCAGCAGAGGGAGGGCACTGGACCTGAGGCCCAAGATCTATGTTGGAGATGAAGAGAACCTTATAACCTAATTCTGGGCTCACAAAAGTCTCCTGGACACCACCCCTAACAACACCGTGGGAGAAGGGCCCCGCTTCCCTTTCCCCAGCTCTGTGACGTCAGCGGACTTCTCTATGACGTCAGGGTCGGGCGTTCAGGGTATAGGGAATCTGTAGAGGATCCCTACATTCAGGCCCACGTGTGAGGCCCTCAGGGTGGGAGTAGGGGGGCTGTTCTGTTCTCCTCAGGGTGGGTGGTGGGGAGCTCCCCGGGCCGGGACCCGGGCAGGGTGTAGGGACGCGTCTGGGGGAAAAAGCACCATGCGGCGAAGCCCCAGGCCGGGTTCAGCTGTACCCCCCCACAAACACAACCCAGATTTCTACAGCGACCGCAGCAACAGCTCAGTGAGCGCCACCTCGCGGGACAGCGGCTCCCGCAGGTGAGGGGAAGGGCGCGCCAGCAATGGGAAGGGGTGCCAAGGTGGAAGAGTGGCTCTCCGGGGGGCAGCAGGGAGGGGGGCCTGAAGTGGGGAGGATACAGGGCCCgccaggggatggggagggatgcGGGGTCCATCTGTGGCTCAGAGAGCATCCTGTGTACAGAGGCAGCCGGAGGTCACAGGTGGGCTGGAAGCAGTCTTCTGAGCCTTGCGCTACCCAAGCGGGCGGAGCGGAAGGTCTATGGCTGAGCACCGGTAAGGACAAAGGGGTGCTCTCAGGAAATGAGGGGCAGGGAACAGGAATTGGCCGGAGGAGGGTCCCCGGTGGAGGCCTCGGACAGGACCGGGCTCTGCCTCCCGCAGCAGTGATAGCCACGGCAGCAGGAGCAGCCACAGAGCCTCGCAGCCTCCATCATGCACCCGCGGAGCTTTCCCAGGACCGCCCCGTCCAGCAGCAAATGAAGAACCTGATGAGTATGACATCCCTGACCCTTACCCCAGTCCCACTGAGACGTCTACCCCGTCTCTGACTCCCTAATCCCAGACGCCCTGGTCAGATGCCGACCCCTCAATCAATCTGTCCTCCCCGCATCCCAGCCCTTGTCCTCCAGGCGCTGGGATTTTTTCCCGCCGTGTTTGGAGAAGTCCTGGGTGCCTTCTGCAGGTGCGGGTGAGTGGGGGGAGCACgtggtgaggggaggagggaggattgGTGGAGGAGCAGGGAGGGCGGGTGTAGGGGAGGGATGCGGGACTAGCGGAGAAGCAGACAGGCTAGGCTGCGGGTGAGCCCCTGAGAGAAGGAGCCGGGGGTTCGAAGAGCAAGAGGCAGGGGAGGAGCTGGAGGTGTAAGGGGGCGTGGccatgggagaggaggaggagccagGGGAAGACAGGGGGCGAGGAGTGGAGTTGGAGGAGGAGCCAGTAGCGGAGGCGGGGCCAGAGCCGGATGGGAGAGGGGGTCAGCGGAGGAGCCAAAAGCGGGTAGGGGAGGAGGGACTGAGCCATCTGGAAAGGAAGAACCAGAAGCGGGCAGGGAGGAGCAGATGTGGGGGAGGAgtcagggggaggaggggagaaggagaggagggggcagagatGCGCAAGGAAAGAAAAGCCAGAGGCAGGtaggggaggaggcaggaggcGGGCTGGGGAGGAGTCAGAGTCAGGTAGAGCTGGCCTTCTTCCCTCAAACCCTCCCCTTGTGCCCTTCCTCCCCGTTGGTCGCTGCACCAGGGAGGTCCGTTCTCTCCGCTTCCTGCTTACAGCCTTTCTGTTCTTCAGTGTCTTCACGGCTGGTGAGGGGGCAGCTCTCAAACCCGCGAACCCTCTAAACCTCAGCCCCCAGGGCCCTCAGGGCAAGGCGTGGGCGTGGGGGAACGTGCCTCAGAGCCCCCAGCGCCCCAGGGACGCCCCATCTCCCATCCCTGCTCCCTGGGTTGCCCCTGGAGCCTCCCTggacaggaaaccttccccatcCCGTTCCCAGCCTACGTCCTTCTGCGCCTGGGTGCCCTCATGTGCAGCCATCCAAGGCTTGAACTCTGGAGCCCCGGGCCCCTCCGCCCTCCAGATTCTCAGCCCCGTGGCCCTAGCCCCTGATCCCCTGAACCTGATTCTCTCTCTGCAGTGGTATGGGGTGCACTTATGTATTTTGCCCCTGTCTGGGATGAGGTGAGTGATTCCTCGCGACGGTAGGgtgtgggagaagggaagggctgGGGAGACAACTTGGGGAAAGGGGTGATGGAGACTGAGCTGAGATCTGTGTTCCACCTCCTCCCCTAGGAAACCAAGGAGTTCCGGACTCTGAGGTGAAGGCTGGAGGCTAGAGGGGCTGAGGGGCCTAGGGAAAACTTGGTGGGTCCACTGAGAAGGCCCCGAGGGCTCATCCTTATACCCatccctgggggagggggagtttgCCCCTTGTCCCAAGTTCCCACCCTATGCTCCTGCTTCCCGTTCCCTGCCCTTGGCTCTCCTACCCTCCTTTTGCAGTGAATACCATGAGAGGGTCCACTCCCAGGGGCTGCAGCTGCAAGAACTTCAGGCTGAGCTTGACAAACTCCACACGGATGTGTCCAGCATCCGAGCAGCCAACAGTGAGGTGAGCACTGGTCCCGATAGAACTATCCCTCGCCCCCTTGGTCCCCCACACCCCAGAGGCCAGACCCAGCTGGtcttttcctccccatctctccccagaGGGTGGCCCAGCTTGTGTTCCAGAGACTGAATGAAGATTTTGTGCAAAAACCTGACTATGCGCTGAGTTCCGTGGGTGAGACTATCTAAGACAGAGATACCTAGGGAAAGAGAGATATGGAGACAcccagagagatagaaagacccagaaacagagagagacagggacacgTGGAAACAGAAGACTCTTGTCCGCTTAGGCTCCGTTTCTGAACCCAAACCCTTTGCCTGTTTCAGGGGCTTCCATCGACCTAGACAAAACATCACATGACTATGAGGACAGGGATACAGCTTATTTCTGGAATCGGTTCAGCTTTTGGAATTATGCCAAGCCCCCCACCATCATCCTGGAGGTATAAGGGGAACCTGAAACCCAATGGAACAGAGTAGGGTGGGCACCGAAGGACCCTTTGAGGAACTGAGACAGTCAAGGGGGATATACTCCCTGGATGTAGTGTATCTCCAAGCTCACCAGCCTAATTTCCAACTCAAAGTAACCCTGgaatggggagggtgggggagggcctATAAGCCAAAAATCAGACAAGTCTAGAGAAAAGTGAGGGAGATGCTTGTCAGTGTGGGTGAGGCAGGGGTAGGTTCTCTGAATGGATGGATGTAAATAGATCCTTAGAGGATGTATGTGGCACATTCATGGAGGGATCTCTTGGTCATTCAGAACTGGTAGTGGGTTATAATGTAaaaggtcctggattcaaattccagtccTGTCATTACTGGGTTTTgtacctcagacactttctgactgtgtgaccccgagcaagtcacttgagtgctgtctgcctcagttttcccatctataaaatgggggtgataataacacctgccCTCTGGGGTTGTTGAAATGAGGTAagatttatttagtgctttacaaaccttaaagtgctgtgaaTGATGATTactttcagcaagtcatttaatatctctgagcctatttcctcatccTTACAATGAGTTAATTGAAACAGATGTTCTCCAAGGTATCTCCCAGCTCTATACCCTATGATTCTATGGGTCAGTGGCCTGACCCGATGTAATGCTTGTATCATCACTTCTCTAGCCTGATGTCTTCCCTGGGAACTGCTGGGCCTTCCAGGGTTCTAAGGGCCAGGTGGTCATCCGGCTGCCTGGCCAAGTTCAGCTAAGCGACATCACCCTGCAGCACCCACCACCGAGCGTGGCCCACACTGGAGGTGCTAGCAGTGCCCCCAAGGATTTTGCTGTCTATGTGAGTAGAGTTGAGAACTGGTTTGTGAGGTCCCCGACTGTCAGGTCCCTAAGGGGAAGGACAGGATGATGGGGCTCTGAGATCAACACATCTTGGACACGCTTTCTGATTTCACCACACCCCCATTGTGTCTCTACCTCCCCACTACCCCAGGGCCTCCAGGGTGATGACAAGACTGAAATTCTCTTGGGAAAATTCACCTTTGAAGTGGAGAAATCAGAGATTCAAACATTCCATCTGAAGGTGAGAAAAAGGGCTGAGGCACCATCAGGAAGGGCTATC
This region of Trichosurus vulpecula isolate mTriVul1 chromosome 3, mTriVul1.pri, whole genome shotgun sequence genomic DNA includes:
- the SPAG4 gene encoding sperm-associated antigen 4 protein; this translates as MRRSPRPGSAVPPHKHNPDFYSDRSNSSVSATSRDSGSRRGSRRSQVGWKQSSEPCATQAGGAEGLWLSTAVIATAAGAATEPRSLHHAPAELSQDRPVQQQMKNLMTLVLQALGFFPAVFGEVLGAFCRCGEVRSLRFLLTAFLFFSVFTAVVWGALMYFAPVWDEETKEFRTLSEYHERVHSQGLQLQELQAELDKLHTDVSSIRAANSERVAQLVFQRLNEDFVQKPDYALSSVGASIDLDKTSHDYEDRDTAYFWNRFSFWNYAKPPTIILEPDVFPGNCWAFQGSKGQVVIRLPGQVQLSDITLQHPPPSVAHTGGASSAPKDFAVYGLQGDDKTEILLGKFTFEVEKSEIQTFHLKNEPPMAFPKVKIQILSNWGHPRFTCLYRVRAHGLRSHDNAGRR